A section of the Oenanthe melanoleuca isolate GR-GAL-2019-014 unplaced genomic scaffold, OMel1.0 S279, whole genome shotgun sequence genome encodes:
- the KLHL41 gene encoding kelch-like protein 41 → MDSQRELTEELRLYQSTLLQDGLKELLEEKKFVDCSLKAGDRSLPCHRLILSACSPYFREYFLSEQNEEKKKEVVLDNVDPNILDMIVKYLYSASIDLNDSNVQDIFALASRFQIPSVFTVCVSYLQKRLAVGNCLAILRLGVLLDCPRLAFSARDFVSDHFVQICKEEDFMQLAPHELISVISPDSLNVEKEELVFEAVMRWVRTDKENRVKSLGEIFDCIRFRLMPEKYFKEQVEKDDIIKSNSDLQKKVKIIKDAFAGKLPDSSKSTEKSTKGEVNGDVGDEDLLPGYLNDLPRHGMFVKDLILLVNDTAAVAYDPLENECYLAALAEQIPRNHSSIVTKQNQVYIVGGLYVEEENKDQPFQSYFFQLDSIAGEWVALPPLPSARCLFGLGESDNKIYVIAGKDLRTEESLDSVLCYDPVAMKWGEIKKLPIKVYGHATISNNGLIYCLGGKTDDKKCTNRLFVYNPKKGDWRDLAPMKVPRSMFGTAIHKGKIVIAGGVTEEGLTASVEAFDLTTNKWEIMPEFPQERSSISLVTLSGALYAIGGFAMIQLESKEFAPSEVTDIWKYDDEKKEWVGILKEIRYATGASCLATRLNLFKLSKL, encoded by the exons ATGGATTCCCAAAGGGAACTCACTGAAGAGCTCAGACTTTACCAATCCACCCTCCTTCAGGATGGCCTCAAGGAACTCCTTGAAGAGAAAAAGTTTGTAGATTGCTCTCTAAAAGCTGGTGACAGAAGCCTGCCTTGCCACAGATTGATTCTGTCGGCATGTAGCCCTTATTTTCGTGAGTATTTCTTATCTGAgcaaaatgaagagaaaaagaaggaggTGGTTCTAGATAATGTTGACCCCAACATCCTGGATATGATTGTCAAATACCTTTATTCAGCAAGTATTGACCTCAATGATTCTAATGTGCAAGATATTTTTGCTTTGGCCAGCCGCTTTCAGATCCCTTCTGTATTCACTGTGTGCGTCTCCTATCTTCAGAAGAGGCTTGCTGTTGGTAACTGTCTGGCCATCCTTCGGTTAGGTGTTCTGCTTGACTGCCCAAGACTTGCATTTTCTGCCCGTGATTTTGTTTCAGATCATTTTGTGCAGATCTGCAAAGAAGAGGACTTCATGCAGCTTGCCCCGCATGAACTTATCTCAGTTATTTCACCTGACAGTTTAAACGTAGAGAAGGAAGAGCTGGTATTTGAAGCAGTAATGAGATGGGTCCGAACAGACAAGGAGAACAGAGTAAAGAGCCTGGGGGAAATTTTTGACTGCATACGTTTTCGTCTAAtgccagaaaaatatttcaaagaacaGGTTGAGAAGGATGATATAATTAAAAGCAACTCAGACCTTcagaaaaaagtaaagattATTAAGGATGCTTTTGCTGGAAAACTGCCTGACTCTagcaaaagcacagaaaagtcAACCAAAGGGGAGGTGAATGGCGATGTAGGAGATGAAGATTTACTGCCTGGTTACCTAAATGACCTTCCCAGGCATGGCATGTTCGTCAAAGACCTGATTCTTCTGGTTAATGACACAGCTGCAGTAGCCTATGATCCTCTTGAAAATGAATGCTATCTAGCAGCCCTCGCAGAACAGATTCCCAGAAATCATTCCAGTATAGTCACCAAACAAAATCAGGTCTATATTGTTGGAGGACTCTATGTGGAAGAGGAGAACAAGGATCAGCCTTTCCAGTCATACTTTTTCCAG CTGGACAGCATTGCTGGTGAGTGGGTGGCCCTTCCTCCTCTGCCGTCAGCCAGGTGTCTCTTCGGGCTGGGAGAGTCGGACAACAAGATCTATGTAATAGCAGGCAAGGACCTTCGCACTGAGGAGTCGCTAGATTCAGTATTGTGCTATGACCCTGT GGCAATGAAATGGGGTGAGATCAAAAAACTGCCCATCAAAGTATATGGCCACGCAACTATCTCAAACAATGGACTGATATATTGTCTTGGTGGCAAAACTGATGATAA GAAATGCACTAATAGATTATTTGTGTACAATCCCAAGAAAGGAGACTGGAGAGATCTGGCTCCAATGAAAGTGCCTCGCTCGATGTTTGGAACAGCCATCCATAAGGGCAAGATTGTCATTGCAGGTGGTGTCACTGAGGAAGGCCTTACTGCATCTGTTGAAGCTTTTGATCTGACCACAAATAA ATGGGAGATAATGCCTGAATTTCCCCAAGAGAGAAGTTCCATTAGTTTAGTCACTTTAAGTGGAGCTTTGTATGCTATTGGAGGCTTTGCAATGATTCAACTTGAATCTAAAGAATTTGCACCTAGTGAAGTCACTGACATATGGAA GTATGATGATGAGAAGAAGGAATGGGTTGGCATACTGAAAGAGATCCGATATGCTACTGGAGcctcctgcctggccacacGCTTAAACCTCTTCAAGTTATCAAAACTGTAA
- the BBS5 gene encoding Bardet-Biedl syndrome 5 protein, with the protein MSGALDVLWEDRDVRFDISPQQMKMRPGEVLIDCLESVEDTKGNNGDRGRLLVTNLRIIWRSLSLPRVNLSVGYNCVINITTRTANSKLRGQTEALYILTKCNNTRFEFIFTNIVPGSPRLFTSVIAVHRAYETSKMYRDLKLRSALIQNKQLRLLPQEQIYDKVNGVWNLSSDQGNLGTFFITNVRIVWHANMNDSFNVSIPYLQIRSIKMRDSKFGLALVIESSQQSGGYVLGFKIDPVEKLQEAVKEINSLHKVYSANPIFGVDYEMEEKPQPLEDLTVEQVPDDVEIEADEHTDAFVAYFADENKQHDREPVFSEELGLAIEKLKDGFTLQGLWEVMT; encoded by the exons aCAAATGAAAATGAGACCTGGAGAGGTCCTTATAGACTGCTTAGAGTCTGTTGAAGATACCAAAGGAAACAATGGAGACAGAG GCAGACTGCTTGTGACAAATTTGCGGATCATTTGGCGCTCACTGTCATTGCCCAGAGTCAATCTCT CTGTCGGTTACAACTGTGTTATAAATATAACTACAAGAACTGCCAACTCA aaatTACGAGGGCAGACAGAAGCCCTGTATATATTGACTAAATGTAACAATACTCGCTTTGAGTTCATATTTACCAATATTGTTCCTGGAAGTCCCAGACTCTTCACTTCAGTCATTGCCGTGCACAG agctTATGAAACTTCCAAAATGTATCGTGATCTGAAACTGAGAAGTGCATTGATTCAAAACAAGCAACTGAGATTGTTACCACAAGAACAAATATATGATAAAGTCAATGGAGTTTGGAATTTATCAAGTGACCAG GGAAATTTGGgaacattttttattactaaTGTGAGAATAGTTTGGCATGCAAATATGAATGACAGCTTTAATGTCAGCATACCATATCTTCAAATT CGTTCAATAAAAATGAGAGACTCAAAGTTTGGCTTGGCACTTGTGATAGAGAGTTCTCAGCAG AGTGGAGGATATGTACTTGGTTTTAAAATAGACCCTGTAGAGAAACTACAGGAGGCAGTGAAAGAGATTAATTCACTTCACAAAGTTTATTCAGCTAATCCTATATTTGGAGTGGATtatgaaatggaagaaaag CCTCAACCCCTTGAAGACCTAACAGTGGAGCAGGTTCCAGATGATGTGGAAATAGAAGCTGATGAACATACAGATGCTTTTGTG gcTTACTTTGCTGATGAAAACAAG CAACATGATCGGGAGCCTGTTTTTTCAGAAGAACTGGGACTTGCAATAGAGAAGCTAAAGGATGGATTCACACTCCAGGGACTCTGGGAAGTAATGACCTGA